The sequence GCGGCTCCTACAGCTGCATCCTCAATCCCAGCCTGGCCGGGGTCTTTGCCCACGAAGCCTTCGGCCATTTCTCGGAGGCCGACATCGTGGAAACACTGCCGGCCATGAGGGAAAGAATGACGCTGGGAGCCACGTTGGGCAATGGGATATTGAATATAATAGATGACGCCACCAGGCCGGGGCAGCTGGGTTTCTATAAATACGACGACGAAGGGGTGGCGGTGCGTCCGGTCCAGCTGATCAAGAACGGGGTGCTGTCCGGCCGGCTTCATTCGCGGAGGACGGCGGCCGAGTTCGGAGAGCCCTTGAGCGGCCACTGCGTGGCCGAGGATTACCGCTATGCGCCGATAGTGCGGATGGGAACCATCTACATCCAGCCCGGGGAAAAAGGATTTGACCAACTGCTCCAGTCGCTGGGGGATGGATTGTATCTGCTGGATGCCAAGGGCGGCCAGACCTCGGGGGAGAATTTCACCTTCGGCGCCAACTACGGCTACGAGGTCAGGCAGGGCAAGATCGGCCGGATGGTCCGGGACATAAACATCTCCGGCAACCTTTACCAGACGCTGATGGACATCAGCTCGGTGGGCAGCGACCTGAGGCTTTCACAGATCGGCGGCTGCGGCAAGGGGCAGAGCAACATCCGTTCCTGCAACGGCGGACCGCACATCATAATCGATAACCTGATAGTGGGGGGCATCTGATGGAAAAGCTTTTGGAAATGGCCGGCCGGGCCGCCGATCAGGCCGAGGTGTTTTCGGCCGAGCAGAGCTCCAGTTCGGCGACCTTTCAGGACGCCAAACTGTACGACATAAGGACCAACTTTCTGTCGGGGGTCTCGCTGAGGATCATCAAGGACGGCCGGCTGGGGTTTGCCTATACCCGCAACCTAAAGGACCGGCAGGGTCTGCTGGACAACGCCCTGGACTCGCTCCGGGGAGGGGTGGAGGCTCATTACGATCTGCCTGACACTAGGGTTGGCAAGAGCCTGGCCACCTACGATCCGGCGGCATCCAGGCTGTCCAGCTCAGACCTGACGGACGAAGCCAAACGGATATGCGAAATCCTCAAGGCCGCTTCCGCCGGAGAGATCATGGCCGGAGCCTACGTCAGCGTGGATTCCCTGCGGGTATTGAACAGCAGGGGTGCCGACCTGAGCCAGCGGAATTCCCTGGCCGGTTCCTACAGTTCCATCATCTTCCCCGGTTCGGGCAGCGGGATAGGCCGGGAGGTCAGGAGCAGGTCAATGGCAAAGATGCCGGATAACCTGATATCCGAGATGACCGATCTGTTCAAGCAGGGGCAAAAGACAGTTCAGCCAAAGGGCGGCCGGATGAAGGTCCTGTTCATGCCGGAAAGCATGATCACCCTGCTGTGGCGCATCGTCAGCGGGCTCAGCGGCCGCAGTGTCTATGAAAAGATCTCGCCCAACGCCGCCCGGCTGGGGCAGAGGATATTCAGCCCTAAACTGACCATCTACGACGATCCTCTCAACGATGCCTGCCCCGGCGCCCGGGCCTGGGACGACGAGGGGGTGCCCTGCAAGAAACTTTCCCTGATCGAACAGGGCGTGTTGAAGGGCTTTTTCTACGACCTCAAGTATGCGGAAAAAATGAGCGCCGCCTC comes from candidate division TA06 bacterium and encodes:
- a CDS encoding TldD/PmbA family protein, translated to MFDKLEKMLAGAKADYIDIRYEEVKETAIGFSGKELTTLSANAGDGYVVRALDQGGMASVAFTRPEEAEAAIRAAAENASLFSRNTAKPVRMAKAETVRDTYSPKLGEDPRQIPITEKLELVRKYNNIPLAQPKVVNTSIAYSEVYRRKYYMNSEGSRIQEDLVTTSVRGLITAREGSLTQNIRVGIGGSDGFGAVRGQERHFEEKTKLVLDLLSAEPVKSGSYSCILNPSLAGVFAHEAFGHFSEADIVETLPAMRERMTLGATLGNGILNIIDDATRPGQLGFYKYDDEGVAVRPVQLIKNGVLSGRLHSRRTAAEFGEPLSGHCVAEDYRYAPIVRMGTIYIQPGEKGFDQLLQSLGDGLYLLDAKGGQTSGENFTFGANYGYEVRQGKIGRMVRDINISGNLYQTLMDISSVGSDLRLSQIGGCGKGQSNIRSCNGGPHIIIDNLIVGGI
- a CDS encoding TldD/PmbA family protein; its protein translation is MEKLLEMAGRAADQAEVFSAEQSSSSATFQDAKLYDIRTNFLSGVSLRIIKDGRLGFAYTRNLKDRQGLLDNALDSLRGGVEAHYDLPDTRVGKSLATYDPAASRLSSSDLTDEAKRICEILKAASAGEIMAGAYVSVDSLRVLNSRGADLSQRNSLAGSYSSIIFPGSGSGIGREVRSRSMAKMPDNLISEMTDLFKQGQKTVQPKGGRMKVLFMPESMITLLWRIVSGLSGRSVYEKISPNAARLGQRIFSPKLTIYDDPLNDACPGARAWDDEGVPCKKLSLIEQGVLKGFFYDLKYAEKMSAASTGHGYRGDIWSGDPVTVKPGPFLGHLFMEPGTASLAKLISQMDRGIIIEGVMGAHSGNIPNGDYSIGIGPGLYVENGQIVGRVKDAMAAGNIYETLSNVVEVGDTLYPSFEGARVPPLLCEGVSVTTKT